In one window of Ostrinia nubilalis chromosome 21, ilOstNubi1.1, whole genome shotgun sequence DNA:
- the LOC135082238 gene encoding retinol-binding protein pinta-like codes for MEVISKHPLIKVTTEDVRSTRGFYDLNDVKRINESLDVIEEWLKKQDHLVEASKYLNRSFLERVFILARGSIEGTKTKLDKLFTSRGLMPEMCLNKTVKEFEKLWNCVNYVPLPKLCPSDQSRVMVTQFLTDKLDDFSLLSYFRFSFMIGEYRLHYDYSLSERYIIDLTNLNQMTILTKINPIVVRKAEILCSEGYGTKIKGIHLLNAPSYVDKLVSLLKQALKPKVAGRLHVHNTYEDLHKHIPKEILPKEYGGDETSCDKLSEQWKEVLRSEEATRIISQSDKLVSDETKRQSAAFNEEYLGMPGSFRKLNVD; via the exons ATGGAGGTGATATCAAAACATCCTCTAATAAAGGTGACTACAGAAGACGTGAGGTCCACAAGAGGGTTCTACGACTTGAACGATGTGAAGAGGATCAACGAGAGCCTCGATGTGATTGAGGAGTGGCTGAAGAAGCAGGACCATCTTGTTGAGGCCAGCAAATACTTGA ATCGAAGTTTCTTGGAGCGGGTGTTCATCTTAGCTAGAGGCTCCATAGAAGGAACGAAAACGAAACTCGACAAGCTCTTCACTTCCAGAGGTTTGATGCCAGAAATGTGTTTGAATAAGACCGTGAAAGAATTCGAGAAATTGTGGAACTGTGT AAACTATGTGCCCCTGCCAAAACTGTGCCCTTCGGATCAGAGCCGGGTCATGGTGACGCAGTTCCTCACTGACAAGCTGGATGATTTCTCTTTACTTTCTTACTTCAGATTTAGTTTTATG ATTGGAGAATACAGACTTCACTACGACTACAGTTTGTCTGAAAGGTACATCATAGATCTGACGAATTTGAACCAAATGACGATACTTACCAAGATCAATCCCATAGTTGTAAGGAAAGCGGAAATATTGTGCTCT GAAGGCTACGGAACCAAAATAAAAGGCATCCATCTCCTAAACGCTCCATCTTACGTGGACAAGCTAGTGTCGCTGCTGAAGCAAGCACTGAAACCGAAGGTGGCTGGAAGGCTACATGTCCACAACACATACGAAGACCTCCACAAGCATATTCCTAAAGAAATACTGCCTAAGGAGTATGGCGGTGATGAGACTTCTTGTGATAAATTGAGTG AACAATGGAAAGAAGTCCTAAGGTCAGAAGAAGCTACGAGAATAATCTCCCAATCAGACAAGCTGGTGTCAGACGAGACTAAAAGGCAGTCGGCTGCTTTCAACGAAGAGTACCTAGGGATGCCGGGTTCATTTAGAAAACTAAATGTAgattaa